In one window of Branchiostoma lanceolatum isolate klBraLanc5 chromosome 15, klBraLanc5.hap2, whole genome shotgun sequence DNA:
- the LOC136420693 gene encoding dihydropyrimidinase-related protein 3-like isoform X5, translated as MDASGQPDTPVVKNKVLIKGGTVVNDDRSFSADVYVEDGIIAQIGHDLSVPDDTIAVSAEGKLVIPGGIDTHTHLQFRKNGITSVDDFSQGTKAAAAGGTTMIIDCVLDNSDCSLVESYDKWRAMADDSVVGDYALNVAITKWDNKVKIDMEKLVHQRGVNAFLVFMSYKDKWQLSDSELYQAFCHMRDLGALALVHAENGDVIKQGEDEMIKQGVVGPEGHELSRPEEVEAEAVQRAITIADQANCPLYVVRVMSKGSADVIAECRKKGYVVFGEPIAASLGTDGTQYWNTKWREAAAHVTSPPLRPDPTTPGYLMDLLANGDLQVTGSAHCSWTTAQRAAGQTDFTLIPHGVNGIEERMSIVWENGVATGKMDENTFVAVTSTNAAKIFNLYPRKGKIAVDSDADIVIWDPEAIRTISASSHNQASDVNIFEGMEVHGVPVVTLSKGRVIFKDDQIVANSEGHGVFVDRKAHCDHIYGRLDARAKYLLPRAVIRMEHDGPVAQTAPSVAAGYQPRAPRPIRNLHESQFTLSGDTKQGDDDEIGTPISRRNRKPATRVNAPPGGRSSLNIFE; from the exons AACAAAGTCCTGATCAAGGGCGGGACTGTGGTGAACGATGATCGGTCCTTCAGCGCGGATGTGTATGTGGAGGACGGCATCATCGC ACAAATCGGCCATGACCTGAGCGTCCCGGACGATACCATTGCGGTCTCCGCGGAGGGGAAGCTCGTCATCCCGGGAGGGATCGACACCCACACCCACCTGCAGTTCCGCAAGAATGGTATCACCTCCGTGGACGACTTCTCCCAGGGCACCAAGGCCGCAGCAGCCGGAGGGACCACCATGATCA TCGACTGTGTTCTGGACAACTCGGACTGTAGTCTGGTCGAGTCGTACGACAAGTGGCGCGCCATGGCAGACGACAGCGTGGTGGGGGACTACGCCTTGAACGTCGCCATCACCAAATGGGACAACAAGGTCAAGATCGACATGGAGAAACTCGTGCATCAGCGTG GTGTGAACGCCTTCTTAGTGTTCATGTCTTACAAGGACAAGTGGCAACTGAGCGACTCTGAG CTGTACCAAGCGTTTTGCCACATGAGAGACCTCGGTGCGCTTGCGCTGGTCCATGCTGAAAACGGTGACGTCATAAAGCAG GGAGAGGACGAGATGATCAAACAAGGAGTCGTCGGACCGGAAGGACATGAGCTGAGCCGACCGGAAGAG GTGGAGGCAGAAGCAGTTCAAAGAGCCATTACCATAGCTGACCAG GCCAACTGTCCACTCTACGTGGTACGCGTGATGAGCAAGGGGTCTGCTGACGTCATAGCCGAGTGTCGGAAGAAAG GTTATGTAGTGTTTGGTGAGCCCATTGCCGCCAGCCTGGGCACTGATGGCACCCAGTACTGGAACACAAAATGGCGCGAGGCGGCAGCTCACGTGACGTCACCACCCCTTCGTCCGGACCCGACCACGCCTGGATACCTAATGGACCTGCTCGCCAA CGGTGATCTGCAGGTGACGGGGTCCGCCCACTGCTCCTGGACCACCGCGCAGCGGGCCGCGGGACAGACCGACTTCACCCTCATCCCGCACGGTGTCAACGGCATCGAGGAGCGCATGTCTATCGTGTGGGAGAACGGCGTG GCCACTGGAAAAATGGATGAAAACACCTTTGTGGCGGTGACCAGTACCAATGCAGCAAAGATCTTCAACCTTTATCCCAGAAAG GGTAAGATTGCAGTAGACTCGGATGCAGACATCGTCATCTGGGATCCGGAGGCGATCAGGACCATCTCAGCAAGCAGCCATAATCAG GCGTCAGACGTTAACATTTTCGAGGGGATGGAGGTCCATGGCGTTCCAGTGGTCACTCTGTCCAAGGGAAGGGTCATCTTCAAAGACGATCAG ATCGTTGCCAATTCGGAGGGTCACGGCGTTTTCGTGGACAGAAAGGCCCATTGTGATCATATCTACGGCAGGCTGGACGCCAGAGCAAAG TACCTGTTGCCGCGCGCGGTGATCCGGATGGAACATGACGGGCCAGTGGCGCAGACCGCTCCGTCCGTAGCTGCCGGGTATCAACCCCGGGCGCCCCGCCCCATCCGGAACCTCCACGAGTCCCAGTTTACACTCTCTG GCGACACGAAGCAAGGTGACGATGACGAGATAGGCACCCCGATCAGCAGACGCAACCGCAAACCAGCGACAAGAGTCAACGCGCCGCCAGGGGGCCGGTCTTCTCTCAACATTTTCGAGTAA
- the LOC136420693 gene encoding dihydropyrimidinase-related protein 3-like isoform X2, with protein sequence MEIQHYWGSAVSMSPRHKLYNRLAWGMRIYPKVRETVSRVLFACRPFAGHCGRDYVSRTSCNKVLIKGGTVVNDDRSFSADVYVEDGIIAQIGHDLSVPDDTIAVSAEGKLVIPGGIDTHTHLQFRKNGITSVDDFSQGTKAAAAGGTTMIIDCVLDNSDCSLVESYDKWRAMADDSVVGDYALNVAITKWDNKVKIDMEKLVHQRGVNAFLVFMSYKDKWQLSDSELYQAFCHMRDLGALALVHAENGDVIKQGEDEMIKQGVVGPEGHELSRPEEVEAEAVQRAITIADQANCPLYVVRVMSKGSADVIAECRKKGYVVFGEPIAASLGTDGTQYWNTKWREAAAHVTSPPLRPDPTTPGYLMDLLANGDLQVTGSAHCSWTTAQRAAGQTDFTLIPHGVNGIEERMSIVWENGVATGKMDENTFVAVTSTNAAKIFNLYPRKGKIAVDSDADIVIWDPEAIRTISASSHNQASDVNIFEGMEVHGVPVVTLSKGRVIFKDDQIVANSEGHGVFVDRKAHCDHIYGRLDARAKYLLPRAVIRMEHDGPVAQTAPSVAAGYQPRAPRPIRNLHESQFTLSGDTKQGDDDEIGTPISRRNRKPATRVNAPPGGRSSLNIFE encoded by the exons ATGGAGATACAGCATTACTGGGGCAGCGCCGTCAGTATGAGTCCTAGACACAAGCTGTACAACAGGCTAGCCTGGGGCATGAGGATTTACCCGAAGGTACGTGAAACCGTCTCGCGGGTTCTGTTCGCTTGTCGGCCGTTTGCGGGGCATTGCGGCCGGGACTATGTGAGTAGAACATCGTGT AACAAAGTCCTGATCAAGGGCGGGACTGTGGTGAACGATGATCGGTCCTTCAGCGCGGATGTGTATGTGGAGGACGGCATCATCGC ACAAATCGGCCATGACCTGAGCGTCCCGGACGATACCATTGCGGTCTCCGCGGAGGGGAAGCTCGTCATCCCGGGAGGGATCGACACCCACACCCACCTGCAGTTCCGCAAGAATGGTATCACCTCCGTGGACGACTTCTCCCAGGGCACCAAGGCCGCAGCAGCCGGAGGGACCACCATGATCA TCGACTGTGTTCTGGACAACTCGGACTGTAGTCTGGTCGAGTCGTACGACAAGTGGCGCGCCATGGCAGACGACAGCGTGGTGGGGGACTACGCCTTGAACGTCGCCATCACCAAATGGGACAACAAGGTCAAGATCGACATGGAGAAACTCGTGCATCAGCGTG GTGTGAACGCCTTCTTAGTGTTCATGTCTTACAAGGACAAGTGGCAACTGAGCGACTCTGAG CTGTACCAAGCGTTTTGCCACATGAGAGACCTCGGTGCGCTTGCGCTGGTCCATGCTGAAAACGGTGACGTCATAAAGCAG GGAGAGGACGAGATGATCAAACAAGGAGTCGTCGGACCGGAAGGACATGAGCTGAGCCGACCGGAAGAG GTGGAGGCAGAAGCAGTTCAAAGAGCCATTACCATAGCTGACCAG GCCAACTGTCCACTCTACGTGGTACGCGTGATGAGCAAGGGGTCTGCTGACGTCATAGCCGAGTGTCGGAAGAAAG GTTATGTAGTGTTTGGTGAGCCCATTGCCGCCAGCCTGGGCACTGATGGCACCCAGTACTGGAACACAAAATGGCGCGAGGCGGCAGCTCACGTGACGTCACCACCCCTTCGTCCGGACCCGACCACGCCTGGATACCTAATGGACCTGCTCGCCAA CGGTGATCTGCAGGTGACGGGGTCCGCCCACTGCTCCTGGACCACCGCGCAGCGGGCCGCGGGACAGACCGACTTCACCCTCATCCCGCACGGTGTCAACGGCATCGAGGAGCGCATGTCTATCGTGTGGGAGAACGGCGTG GCCACTGGAAAAATGGATGAAAACACCTTTGTGGCGGTGACCAGTACCAATGCAGCAAAGATCTTCAACCTTTATCCCAGAAAG GGTAAGATTGCAGTAGACTCGGATGCAGACATCGTCATCTGGGATCCGGAGGCGATCAGGACCATCTCAGCAAGCAGCCATAATCAG GCGTCAGACGTTAACATTTTCGAGGGGATGGAGGTCCATGGCGTTCCAGTGGTCACTCTGTCCAAGGGAAGGGTCATCTTCAAAGACGATCAG ATCGTTGCCAATTCGGAGGGTCACGGCGTTTTCGTGGACAGAAAGGCCCATTGTGATCATATCTACGGCAGGCTGGACGCCAGAGCAAAG TACCTGTTGCCGCGCGCGGTGATCCGGATGGAACATGACGGGCCAGTGGCGCAGACCGCTCCGTCCGTAGCTGCCGGGTATCAACCCCGGGCGCCCCGCCCCATCCGGAACCTCCACGAGTCCCAGTTTACACTCTCTG GCGACACGAAGCAAGGTGACGATGACGAGATAGGCACCCCGATCAGCAGACGCAACCGCAAACCAGCGACAAGAGTCAACGCGCCGCCAGGGGGCCGGTCTTCTCTCAACATTTTCGAGTAA
- the LOC136420693 gene encoding dihydropyrimidinase-related protein 3-like isoform X3, with the protein MEIQHYWGSAVSMSPRHKLYNRLAWGMRIYPKVRETVSRVLFACRPFAGHCGRDYNKVLIKGGTVVNDDRSFSADVYVEDGIIAQIGHDLSVPDDTIAVSAEGKLVIPGGIDTHTHLQFRKNGITSVDDFSQGTKAAAAGGTTMIIDCVLDNSDCSLVESYDKWRAMADDSVVGDYALNVAITKWDNKVKIDMEKLVHQRGVNAFLVFMSYKDKWQLSDSELYQAFCHMRDLGALALVHAENGDVIKQGEDEMIKQGVVGPEGHELSRPEEVEAEAVQRAITIADQANCPLYVVRVMSKGSADVIAECRKKGYVVFGEPIAASLGTDGTQYWNTKWREAAAHVTSPPLRPDPTTPGYLMDLLANGDLQVTGSAHCSWTTAQRAAGQTDFTLIPHGVNGIEERMSIVWENGVATGKMDENTFVAVTSTNAAKIFNLYPRKGKIAVDSDADIVIWDPEAIRTISASSHNQASDVNIFEGMEVHGVPVVTLSKGRVIFKDDQIVANSEGHGVFVDRKAHCDHIYGRLDARAKYLLPRAVIRMEHDGPVAQTAPSVAAGYQPRAPRPIRNLHESQFTLSGDTKQGDDDEIGTPISRRNRKPATRVNAPPGGRSSLNIFE; encoded by the exons ATGGAGATACAGCATTACTGGGGCAGCGCCGTCAGTATGAGTCCTAGACACAAGCTGTACAACAGGCTAGCCTGGGGCATGAGGATTTACCCGAAGGTACGTGAAACCGTCTCGCGGGTTCTGTTCGCTTGTCGGCCGTTTGCGGGGCATTGCGGCCGGGACTAT AACAAAGTCCTGATCAAGGGCGGGACTGTGGTGAACGATGATCGGTCCTTCAGCGCGGATGTGTATGTGGAGGACGGCATCATCGC ACAAATCGGCCATGACCTGAGCGTCCCGGACGATACCATTGCGGTCTCCGCGGAGGGGAAGCTCGTCATCCCGGGAGGGATCGACACCCACACCCACCTGCAGTTCCGCAAGAATGGTATCACCTCCGTGGACGACTTCTCCCAGGGCACCAAGGCCGCAGCAGCCGGAGGGACCACCATGATCA TCGACTGTGTTCTGGACAACTCGGACTGTAGTCTGGTCGAGTCGTACGACAAGTGGCGCGCCATGGCAGACGACAGCGTGGTGGGGGACTACGCCTTGAACGTCGCCATCACCAAATGGGACAACAAGGTCAAGATCGACATGGAGAAACTCGTGCATCAGCGTG GTGTGAACGCCTTCTTAGTGTTCATGTCTTACAAGGACAAGTGGCAACTGAGCGACTCTGAG CTGTACCAAGCGTTTTGCCACATGAGAGACCTCGGTGCGCTTGCGCTGGTCCATGCTGAAAACGGTGACGTCATAAAGCAG GGAGAGGACGAGATGATCAAACAAGGAGTCGTCGGACCGGAAGGACATGAGCTGAGCCGACCGGAAGAG GTGGAGGCAGAAGCAGTTCAAAGAGCCATTACCATAGCTGACCAG GCCAACTGTCCACTCTACGTGGTACGCGTGATGAGCAAGGGGTCTGCTGACGTCATAGCCGAGTGTCGGAAGAAAG GTTATGTAGTGTTTGGTGAGCCCATTGCCGCCAGCCTGGGCACTGATGGCACCCAGTACTGGAACACAAAATGGCGCGAGGCGGCAGCTCACGTGACGTCACCACCCCTTCGTCCGGACCCGACCACGCCTGGATACCTAATGGACCTGCTCGCCAA CGGTGATCTGCAGGTGACGGGGTCCGCCCACTGCTCCTGGACCACCGCGCAGCGGGCCGCGGGACAGACCGACTTCACCCTCATCCCGCACGGTGTCAACGGCATCGAGGAGCGCATGTCTATCGTGTGGGAGAACGGCGTG GCCACTGGAAAAATGGATGAAAACACCTTTGTGGCGGTGACCAGTACCAATGCAGCAAAGATCTTCAACCTTTATCCCAGAAAG GGTAAGATTGCAGTAGACTCGGATGCAGACATCGTCATCTGGGATCCGGAGGCGATCAGGACCATCTCAGCAAGCAGCCATAATCAG GCGTCAGACGTTAACATTTTCGAGGGGATGGAGGTCCATGGCGTTCCAGTGGTCACTCTGTCCAAGGGAAGGGTCATCTTCAAAGACGATCAG ATCGTTGCCAATTCGGAGGGTCACGGCGTTTTCGTGGACAGAAAGGCCCATTGTGATCATATCTACGGCAGGCTGGACGCCAGAGCAAAG TACCTGTTGCCGCGCGCGGTGATCCGGATGGAACATGACGGGCCAGTGGCGCAGACCGCTCCGTCCGTAGCTGCCGGGTATCAACCCCGGGCGCCCCGCCCCATCCGGAACCTCCACGAGTCCCAGTTTACACTCTCTG GCGACACGAAGCAAGGTGACGATGACGAGATAGGCACCCCGATCAGCAGACGCAACCGCAAACCAGCGACAAGAGTCAACGCGCCGCCAGGGGGCCGGTCTTCTCTCAACATTTTCGAGTAA
- the LOC136420693 gene encoding dihydropyrimidinase-related protein 3-like isoform X4 encodes MEIQHYWGSAVSMSPRHKLYNRLAWGMRIYPKNKVLIKGGTVVNDDRSFSADVYVEDGIIAQIGHDLSVPDDTIAVSAEGKLVIPGGIDTHTHLQFRKNGITSVDDFSQGTKAAAAGGTTMIIDCVLDNSDCSLVESYDKWRAMADDSVVGDYALNVAITKWDNKVKIDMEKLVHQRGVNAFLVFMSYKDKWQLSDSELYQAFCHMRDLGALALVHAENGDVIKQGEDEMIKQGVVGPEGHELSRPEEVEAEAVQRAITIADQANCPLYVVRVMSKGSADVIAECRKKGYVVFGEPIAASLGTDGTQYWNTKWREAAAHVTSPPLRPDPTTPGYLMDLLANGDLQVTGSAHCSWTTAQRAAGQTDFTLIPHGVNGIEERMSIVWENGVATGKMDENTFVAVTSTNAAKIFNLYPRKGKIAVDSDADIVIWDPEAIRTISASSHNQASDVNIFEGMEVHGVPVVTLSKGRVIFKDDQIVANSEGHGVFVDRKAHCDHIYGRLDARAKYLLPRAVIRMEHDGPVAQTAPSVAAGYQPRAPRPIRNLHESQFTLSGDTKQGDDDEIGTPISRRNRKPATRVNAPPGGRSSLNIFE; translated from the exons ATGGAGATACAGCATTACTGGGGCAGCGCCGTCAGTATGAGTCCTAGACACAAGCTGTACAACAGGCTAGCCTGGGGCATGAGGATTTACCCGAAG AACAAAGTCCTGATCAAGGGCGGGACTGTGGTGAACGATGATCGGTCCTTCAGCGCGGATGTGTATGTGGAGGACGGCATCATCGC ACAAATCGGCCATGACCTGAGCGTCCCGGACGATACCATTGCGGTCTCCGCGGAGGGGAAGCTCGTCATCCCGGGAGGGATCGACACCCACACCCACCTGCAGTTCCGCAAGAATGGTATCACCTCCGTGGACGACTTCTCCCAGGGCACCAAGGCCGCAGCAGCCGGAGGGACCACCATGATCA TCGACTGTGTTCTGGACAACTCGGACTGTAGTCTGGTCGAGTCGTACGACAAGTGGCGCGCCATGGCAGACGACAGCGTGGTGGGGGACTACGCCTTGAACGTCGCCATCACCAAATGGGACAACAAGGTCAAGATCGACATGGAGAAACTCGTGCATCAGCGTG GTGTGAACGCCTTCTTAGTGTTCATGTCTTACAAGGACAAGTGGCAACTGAGCGACTCTGAG CTGTACCAAGCGTTTTGCCACATGAGAGACCTCGGTGCGCTTGCGCTGGTCCATGCTGAAAACGGTGACGTCATAAAGCAG GGAGAGGACGAGATGATCAAACAAGGAGTCGTCGGACCGGAAGGACATGAGCTGAGCCGACCGGAAGAG GTGGAGGCAGAAGCAGTTCAAAGAGCCATTACCATAGCTGACCAG GCCAACTGTCCACTCTACGTGGTACGCGTGATGAGCAAGGGGTCTGCTGACGTCATAGCCGAGTGTCGGAAGAAAG GTTATGTAGTGTTTGGTGAGCCCATTGCCGCCAGCCTGGGCACTGATGGCACCCAGTACTGGAACACAAAATGGCGCGAGGCGGCAGCTCACGTGACGTCACCACCCCTTCGTCCGGACCCGACCACGCCTGGATACCTAATGGACCTGCTCGCCAA CGGTGATCTGCAGGTGACGGGGTCCGCCCACTGCTCCTGGACCACCGCGCAGCGGGCCGCGGGACAGACCGACTTCACCCTCATCCCGCACGGTGTCAACGGCATCGAGGAGCGCATGTCTATCGTGTGGGAGAACGGCGTG GCCACTGGAAAAATGGATGAAAACACCTTTGTGGCGGTGACCAGTACCAATGCAGCAAAGATCTTCAACCTTTATCCCAGAAAG GGTAAGATTGCAGTAGACTCGGATGCAGACATCGTCATCTGGGATCCGGAGGCGATCAGGACCATCTCAGCAAGCAGCCATAATCAG GCGTCAGACGTTAACATTTTCGAGGGGATGGAGGTCCATGGCGTTCCAGTGGTCACTCTGTCCAAGGGAAGGGTCATCTTCAAAGACGATCAG ATCGTTGCCAATTCGGAGGGTCACGGCGTTTTCGTGGACAGAAAGGCCCATTGTGATCATATCTACGGCAGGCTGGACGCCAGAGCAAAG TACCTGTTGCCGCGCGCGGTGATCCGGATGGAACATGACGGGCCAGTGGCGCAGACCGCTCCGTCCGTAGCTGCCGGGTATCAACCCCGGGCGCCCCGCCCCATCCGGAACCTCCACGAGTCCCAGTTTACACTCTCTG GCGACACGAAGCAAGGTGACGATGACGAGATAGGCACCCCGATCAGCAGACGCAACCGCAAACCAGCGACAAGAGTCAACGCGCCGCCAGGGGGCCGGTCTTCTCTCAACATTTTCGAGTAA